In Prunus dulcis chromosome 1, ALMONDv2, whole genome shotgun sequence, the following are encoded in one genomic region:
- the LOC117618642 gene encoding membrane-anchored ubiquitin-fold protein 6 gives MAAGQDLIELKFRLSDGTDIGPHKYSPSTTVQSLKEKILAQWPKEKENGPRTINDLKLINAGKILENNRTLADSRLPVGELPGGLITMHVVVRPPIADKKNDKLLNDSPEKPRCSCSIL, from the exons ATGGCAGCAGGTCAAGATTTGATTGAGCTCAAATTCAGGCTATCTGATGGCACCGACATAGGTCCACACAAGTATAGCCCATCTACCACTGTACAATCACTTAAAGAGAAAATACTTGCACAATGGCCTAaag agaaagaaaatggtCCAAGGACAATAAATGATTTGAAGCTTATTAATGCGGGAAAGATACTGGAAAACAACAGGACCCTAGCTGATTCCAGACTTCCAGTCGGTGAACTACCAGGAGGTCTCATCACTATGCATGTGGTTGTGCGTCCTCCTATTGCAGACAAAAAGAATG ATAAATTGCTGAATGATTCTCCAGAGAAGCCTCGATGTTCATGTTCAATATTGTAG